The window GAACATGACCCAGCGCTGCAACCTCAAGTGCGTCCATTGCTACGCACATGCCGTAGACCCTGACGGCAAGGACGCCATCAGCACTGAAAAGGGCAAGGAAATCATCCGCGATCTGGCCCAGTACGGTGCACCCGTCATGCTGTTCTCCGGCGGCGAACCGCTGGTGCGTCAGGACCTTGTGGAACTGGCCAAGTATGCCACCGATCAGGGCATGCGCGCAGTAATTTCCACCAACGGCACGCTCATCACCAAGCAGAAGGCCAAGGAACTGAAGGAAGTGGGCCTTTCTTACGTGGGCATCTCCCTCGACGGCATGGAAGAAGTGCACAACAAGTTCCGCGGCGTTCCCAACTCCTTCAAGAAGGCACTGGAAGGCATCGAGAACTGTAAGGCCGAAGGCCTGAAGGTTGGCCTGCGCTTCACCATCAACAAGCGTAACGCTCCCGAAGTGCCCAAGATTTTTGATCTGGTGCGTGATCTGGAAGTACCCCGCATCTGTTTCTACCACCTCGTATACTCCGGCCGCGGCTCCGAACTGATCAAGGAAGACCTGGATCATCAGGAAACCCGCGAAATGCTCGACCTGATCATGGACCGCACCCGAGAACTGCACGACGCAGGCATGCCCAAGGAAGTTCTCACCGTGGACAACCATGCCGACGGCCCCTACGTGTGGATGCGCATGCTGAAGGAAGACCCCAAGCGCGCCGAAGAAGTATTCGAACTGCTGCAGTTCAACGAAGGCAACAGCTCCGGTCGCGGCATCGGCTGCATCAGCTGGGACGGCTCCGTCCATCCCGACCAGT is drawn from Desulfovibrio mangrovi and contains these coding sequences:
- the ahbC gene encoding 12,18-didecarboxysiroheme deacetylase; translation: MIGISKLYCGQVEPSDALRYGRHSGKLPSHLLQFSADKKPVVVWNMTQRCNLKCVHCYAHAVDPDGKDAISTEKGKEIIRDLAQYGAPVMLFSGGEPLVRQDLVELAKYATDQGMRAVISTNGTLITKQKAKELKEVGLSYVGISLDGMEEVHNKFRGVPNSFKKALEGIENCKAEGLKVGLRFTINKRNAPEVPKIFDLVRDLEVPRICFYHLVYSGRGSELIKEDLDHQETREMLDLIMDRTRELHDAGMPKEVLTVDNHADGPYVWMRMLKEDPKRAEEVFELLQFNEGNSSGRGIGCISWDGSVHPDQFWRQKVFGNVLERPFSEIWDDPNIELLAKMKDKKKHVGGRCATCRFLNICGGNFRARAEAYYGDEWAQDPACYLTDDEIRPE